In Streptomyces capitiformicae, one genomic interval encodes:
- a CDS encoding TetR/AcrR family transcriptional regulator — MSEIGLRERKRRRMYETVSEVAVRLFVEKGFDAVSVAEVAAAAEISKPTLFRYFPAKEDLVLYRIADHETESARVVAGRAEGESVVGAVRAHFLAGLARRDPVTGLNDDPRVLAFYRMLYGAPSLVARLYGHLERAEAALAEVLGGGLDARVAAAQIVAVRRVLAEENWRRMERGERAGEVEGDAVAAAARVFGRLEEGLGWLPGASTLSETR, encoded by the coding sequence ATGAGCGAGATCGGGCTGCGGGAGCGCAAGAGGCGGCGGATGTACGAGACGGTGTCGGAGGTCGCTGTCCGGCTGTTCGTCGAGAAGGGGTTCGATGCCGTCTCCGTGGCGGAGGTCGCCGCGGCCGCTGAGATTTCCAAGCCGACCCTCTTTCGGTACTTCCCGGCGAAGGAGGATCTCGTGCTGTACCGGATCGCCGATCACGAGACCGAGTCCGCGCGCGTCGTGGCGGGGCGGGCCGAGGGGGAGTCGGTGGTGGGCGCGGTGCGGGCGCATTTCCTGGCGGGGCTGGCTCGGCGGGATCCCGTCACCGGGCTCAATGACGATCCTCGGGTGCTCGCGTTCTATCGGATGCTGTACGGGGCGCCGTCGCTGGTCGCGCGGTTGTACGGCCATCTGGAGCGGGCGGAGGCGGCGCTCGCCGAGGTGCTGGGCGGGGGCCTCGACGCGCGGGTCGCCGCCGCGCAGATCGTGGCCGTACGGCGGGTGCTGGCGGAGGAGAACTGGCGGCGGATGGAGCGGGGGGAGCGGGCGGGCGAGGTCGAGGGGGACGCCGTTGCCGCTGCAGCGCGGGTGTTCGGGCGGCTTGAGGAAGGGCTCGGGTGGCTTCCAGGAGCGTCCACCCTGAGTGAAACTCGGTAA